The following coding sequences are from one Streptomyces sp. NBC_00536 window:
- the gnd gene encoding phosphogluconate dehydrogenase (NAD(+)-dependent, decarboxylating) — protein MELGLVGLGKMGGNMRERIRRAGHTVIGFDRNPDLADVHSLSELVDSLQAPRVVWVMVPAGEATQSTVDELGELLSPGDVVVDGGNSRWTDDEKHGAELAAKGIGFVDCGVSGGVWGLENGYALMYGGAPEHVAAVQPVFDALKPEGDFGAVHAGKIGAGHFAKMVHNGIEYAMMQAYAEGWELLEKVDSVTDVREVFRSWQEGTVIRSWLLDLAVNALDDDEHLAGLKGYAQDSGEGRWTVEAAIDNAVPLPAITASLFARFASRQEDSPQMKMIAALRNQFGGHAVEKK, from the coding sequence ATGGAGCTCGGTCTCGTCGGTCTCGGCAAGATGGGCGGCAACATGCGCGAGCGCATCCGCCGCGCAGGCCACACCGTCATCGGATTCGACCGCAACCCGGACCTCGCCGATGTCCACAGCCTGTCCGAACTTGTGGACAGCCTGCAGGCCCCCCGCGTGGTGTGGGTGATGGTCCCGGCCGGCGAGGCCACCCAGTCCACCGTCGACGAGCTGGGGGAACTGCTCTCCCCCGGTGACGTCGTGGTCGACGGCGGCAACTCCCGCTGGACGGACGACGAGAAGCACGGCGCCGAGCTGGCCGCCAAGGGCATCGGCTTCGTGGACTGCGGCGTCTCCGGCGGTGTCTGGGGCCTGGAGAACGGCTACGCGCTGATGTACGGCGGTGCGCCGGAGCACGTGGCCGCCGTCCAGCCGGTCTTCGACGCCCTCAAGCCGGAGGGCGATTTCGGCGCCGTACACGCCGGGAAGATCGGTGCGGGCCACTTCGCGAAGATGGTTCACAACGGCATCGAGTACGCCATGATGCAGGCCTATGCCGAGGGCTGGGAGCTGCTGGAGAAGGTCGACTCGGTCACCGACGTCCGCGAGGTCTTCCGCTCCTGGCAGGAGGGCACGGTCATCCGTTCCTGGCTGCTGGACCTGGCGGTGAACGCACTGGACGACGACGAGCACCTGGCGGGCCTCAAGGGCTACGCCCAGGACTCCGGCGAGGGCCGCTGGACGGTCGAGGCCGCGATCGACAACGCGGTGCCGCTGCCGGCGATCACCGCGTCGCTGTTCGCGCGCTTCGCCTCGCGCCAGGAGGACTCCCCGCAGATGAAGATGATCGCCGCGCTGCGCAACCAGTTCGGCGGCCACGCGGTGGAGAAGAAGTAA
- a CDS encoding DUF721 domain-containing protein, giving the protein MSEERGGPEAAGTPRAPEPSGVDLARQALAAAREQARARGLAAGGKKSRHGQPGLRSGARADGRDPMPLMAALDRLRTERGWEMPMAVAGVMERWAQIVGPEVAAHCEPERYEDRELVVRCDSSAWAAQLKLLAPQLVARLNEDLGQGTVRLLKVQGPGGRARGYGPLRAPGSKGPGDTYG; this is encoded by the coding sequence GTGAGCGAAGAGCGGGGCGGCCCCGAGGCGGCCGGGACCCCCAGAGCGCCGGAGCCGTCCGGTGTCGACCTGGCCCGCCAGGCCCTGGCGGCGGCGCGCGAGCAGGCGCGGGCGCGCGGTCTGGCGGCGGGCGGCAAGAAGTCCCGGCACGGCCAGCCGGGCCTGCGCTCGGGCGCCCGGGCGGACGGCCGGGACCCGATGCCGCTGATGGCGGCGCTGGACCGGCTGCGCACGGAGCGCGGCTGGGAGATGCCGATGGCGGTCGCGGGCGTGATGGAGCGCTGGGCGCAGATCGTCGGCCCGGAGGTGGCGGCGCACTGTGAACCGGAGCGCTACGAGGACCGTGAATTGGTCGTGCGGTGCGATTCCTCGGCCTGGGCGGCCCAGCTGAAGCTGCTCGCCCCGCAGCTGGTGGCCCGGCTCAACGAGGACCTCGGCCAGGGCACGGTCCGGCTGCTCAAGGTGCAGGGACCGGGCGGGCGGGCCCGCGGGTACGGGCCGCTGCGCGCCCCGGGCAGCAAGGGCCCGGGGGACACGTACGGCTGA
- a CDS encoding DUF3566 domain-containing protein, whose translation MSGATGAGPAKTGANGARGPAADSQGGTVTDTRDPKPPAGAADGQNRPAQPQQPSSPSQQPSQQPSQPSQARPAPSGPGAPRGGGAAAAQRGPQTGVRTAPRTRKARLRVAKADPWSVMKVSFLLSIALGICTIVASVVLWMVMDAMGVFSTVGGTISEATGSNESNGFDLQSFLSLPRVLIFTSVIAVIDVVLATALATLGAFIYNLSAGFVGGIELTLAEDE comes from the coding sequence GTGAGTGGAGCCACGGGCGCCGGACCGGCAAAGACTGGAGCGAACGGTGCCCGTGGCCCCGCCGCGGACTCCCAGGGGGGAACCGTGACGGACACCCGAGACCCGAAGCCTCCGGCCGGCGCAGCGGACGGGCAGAACCGTCCCGCACAGCCGCAGCAGCCGTCGTCGCCGTCACAGCAGCCGTCACAGCAGCCGTCACAGCCGTCGCAGGCCCGTCCGGCGCCCTCGGGCCCGGGGGCGCCCCGCGGCGGCGGCGCGGCGGCGGCGCAGCGGGGGCCGCAGACGGGCGTGCGCACGGCGCCCAGGACGCGCAAGGCACGACTGCGGGTGGCCAAGGCCGACCCGTGGTCGGTGATGAAGGTCAGCTTCCTGCTGTCGATCGCGCTGGGCATCTGCACGATCGTGGCGTCGGTGGTGCTGTGGATGGTCATGGACGCCATGGGCGTCTTCTCGACCGTCGGCGGGACCATCAGCGAGGCCACCGGCTCCAACGAGAGCAACGGCTTCGACCTCCAGTCGTTCCTGTCGCTGCCGCGCGTCCTGATCTTCACCTCGGTGATCGCGGTCATCGACGTGGTGCTCGCGACGGCGCTGGCAACGCTGGGGGCCTTCATCTACAACCTCTCCGCGGGCTTCGTGGGCGGCATCGAGCTGACCCTCGCCGAGGACGAGTGA
- the dnaN gene encoding DNA polymerase III subunit beta has product MKIRVERDVLAEAVAWAARSLPARPPVPVLAGLLLKAEEGSLSLSGFDYEVSARVSVEADVEEDGTVLVSGRLLADICRALPNRPVEISTDGVRATVVCGSSRFTLHTLPVEEYPALPQMPTATGTVPGDVFASAAAQVAIAAGRDDTLPVLTGVRIEIEGERVTLASTDRYRFAVREFTWKPEDPEASAVALVPAKTLLDTAKSLTSGDTVTLALSGSGKGEGLIGFEGAGRRTTTRLLEGDLPKYRTLFPTEFNSVAVIETAPFVEAVKRVALVAERNTPVRLSFEQGVLILEAGSSDDAQAVERVDAKLEGDDISIAFNPTFLLDGLSAIDSPAAQLSFTTSTKPALLSGRPAVDAEADEAYKYLIMPVRLSG; this is encoded by the coding sequence GTGAAGATCCGGGTGGAGCGCGACGTACTCGCGGAGGCGGTGGCTTGGGCCGCCCGTAGCCTCCCGGCCCGGCCGCCGGTGCCCGTTCTCGCGGGCCTTCTCCTGAAGGCCGAGGAGGGCTCCCTGAGCCTCTCCGGCTTCGACTACGAGGTCTCGGCCCGCGTCTCGGTCGAGGCGGACGTCGAGGAGGACGGCACCGTCCTCGTCTCCGGCCGGCTGCTCGCCGACATCTGCCGCGCCCTCCCCAACCGGCCGGTGGAGATTTCCACAGACGGTGTACGGGCAACCGTGGTCTGCGGCTCCTCGCGATTCACACTCCACACCCTGCCTGTGGAGGAATACCCGGCGCTGCCGCAGATGCCGACCGCGACCGGCACCGTTCCCGGTGACGTCTTCGCCTCCGCCGCCGCCCAGGTGGCCATCGCCGCCGGCCGTGACGACACGCTGCCGGTGCTGACCGGTGTGCGGATCGAGATCGAGGGCGAGCGCGTCACCCTGGCCTCCACCGACCGCTACCGCTTCGCGGTCCGCGAGTTCACGTGGAAGCCGGAGGACCCGGAGGCCTCGGCCGTGGCCCTGGTGCCCGCCAAGACGCTCCTGGACACCGCCAAGTCCCTGACCAGCGGAGACACGGTCACCCTGGCGCTCTCCGGCTCCGGCAAGGGCGAGGGCCTGATCGGCTTCGAGGGCGCGGGCCGCCGCACCACCACCCGTCTGCTCGAAGGCGACCTGCCGAAGTACCGCACGCTGTTCCCGACCGAGTTCAATTCGGTCGCCGTGATCGAGACCGCCCCGTTCGTCGAGGCCGTCAAGCGCGTGGCCCTGGTCGCCGAGCGCAACACCCCGGTCCGCCTGAGCTTCGAGCAGGGCGTGCTGATCCTGGAAGCCGGTTCCAGCGACGATGCACAGGCTGTGGAGCGCGTCGACGCCAAGCTGGAGGGCGACGACATCTCGATCGCCTTCAACCCGACCTTCCTGCTGGACGGCCTGAGCGCGATCGACTCGCCCGCCGCCCAGCTCAGCTTCACCACCTCGACGAAGCCCGCGCTGCTCAGCGGCCGCCCGGCCGTCGACGCCGAGGCGGACGAGGCGTACAAGTACCTGATCATGCCGGTGCGCCTCTCCGGCTGA
- the gyrB gene encoding DNA topoisomerase (ATP-hydrolyzing) subunit B — MLCQKGRFVADSGNPNDNQSTAGQNGEVTASYDASAIQVLEGLDAVRKRPGMYIGSTGERGLHHLVYEVVDNSVDEALAGHADTIDVTILADGGVRVVDNGRGIPVGIVPSEGKPAVEVVLTVLHAGGKFGGGGYAVSGGLHGVGVSVVNALSTKVAVEVKTDGHRWTQDYKLGVPTAPLAKNEETAETGTSVTFWADGDIFETTEYSFETLSRRFQEMAFLNKGLTLTLTDERESAKATVGADSAEESDDNQARTVKYYYEGGIVDFVKYLNSRKGELIHPTVIDVEAEDKERMLSVEIAMQWNSQYTEGVYSFANTIHTHEGGTHEEGFRAAMTGLVNRYAREKKFLREKDDNLAGEDIREGLTAIISVKLGEPQFEGQTKTKLGNTEAKTFVQKVVHEHLNDWFDRNPNEAADIIRKSIQAATARVAARKARDLTRRKGLLESASLPGKLSDCQSNDPSKCEIFIVEGDSAGGSAKSGRNPMYQAILPIRGKILNVEKARIDKILQNTEVQALISAFGTGVHEDFDIEKLRYHKIILMADADVDGQHINTLLLTFLFRFMRPLVEAGHVYLSRPPLYKIKWGRDDFEYAYSDRERDALVELGKSQGKRIKEDSIQRFKGLGEMNAEELRVTTMDVDHRVLGQVTLDDAAQADDLFSVLMGEDVEARRSFIQRNAKDVRFLDI, encoded by the coding sequence GTGCTGTGCCAGAAAGGGCGCTTCGTGGCCGATTCCGGCAACCCCAACGACAACCAGTCCACCGCCGGCCAGAACGGCGAGGTCACCGCCTCGTACGACGCCAGCGCGATCCAGGTCCTCGAGGGCCTGGACGCGGTCCGCAAGCGGCCGGGCATGTACATCGGCTCGACCGGTGAGCGTGGGCTCCACCACCTCGTGTACGAGGTGGTCGACAACTCGGTCGACGAGGCCCTGGCCGGGCACGCGGACACCATCGACGTGACGATCCTCGCCGACGGCGGGGTGCGCGTGGTCGACAACGGACGAGGCATCCCGGTCGGCATCGTGCCGTCCGAGGGGAAGCCGGCCGTCGAGGTCGTCCTGACGGTCCTGCACGCGGGCGGCAAGTTCGGCGGTGGCGGCTACGCCGTCTCCGGCGGTCTGCACGGCGTCGGTGTGTCCGTCGTGAACGCCCTGTCGACCAAGGTCGCGGTCGAGGTCAAGACGGATGGCCACCGCTGGACCCAGGACTACAAGCTGGGCGTACCGACGGCCCCGCTGGCCAAGAACGAGGAGACGGCCGAGACCGGCACCTCGGTCACCTTCTGGGCCGACGGCGACATCTTCGAGACGACCGAGTACTCCTTCGAGACGCTCTCGCGCCGCTTCCAGGAGATGGCCTTCCTCAACAAGGGCCTGACCCTGACGCTGACGGACGAGCGCGAGTCGGCCAAGGCCACGGTGGGCGCGGACTCGGCCGAAGAGTCCGACGACAACCAGGCGCGCACGGTGAAGTACTACTACGAGGGCGGCATCGTCGACTTCGTGAAGTACCTCAACTCCCGCAAGGGCGAGCTGATCCACCCGACCGTCATCGACGTCGAGGCCGAGGACAAGGAGCGCATGCTCTCGGTCGAGATCGCGATGCAGTGGAACTCGCAGTACACGGAGGGGGTCTACTCCTTCGCGAACACGATCCACACGCACGAGGGCGGTACGCACGAGGAGGGCTTCCGTGCGGCGATGACGGGTCTGGTCAACCGTTACGCGCGCGAGAAGAAGTTCCTGCGCGAGAAGGACGACAACCTCGCCGGTGAGGACATCCGCGAGGGTCTGACGGCGATCATCTCGGTGAAGCTGGGCGAGCCGCAGTTCGAGGGCCAGACGAAGACCAAGCTGGGCAACACGGAGGCCAAGACCTTCGTGCAGAAGGTCGTCCACGAGCACCTGAACGACTGGTTCGACCGGAACCCGAACGAGGCCGCGGACATCATCCGCAAGTCGATCCAGGCGGCCACGGCGCGCGTCGCGGCCCGCAAGGCCCGTGACCTGACCCGCCGCAAGGGGCTGCTGGAGTCGGCCTCGCTGCCGGGCAAGCTGTCGGACTGTCAGTCGAACGATCCGTCGAAGTGCGAGATCTTCATCGTCGAGGGCGACTCGGCCGGCGGCTCGGCCAAGTCGGGCCGCAACCCGATGTACCAGGCCATCCTGCCGATCCGCGGCAAGATCCTGAACGTCGAGAAGGCGCGGATCGACAAGATTCTCCAGAACACCGAGGTCCAGGCGCTGATCAGCGCCTTCGGCACCGGTGTGCACGAGGACTTCGACATCGAGAAGCTCCGCTATCACAAGATCATCCTGATGGCGGACGCCGACGTCGACGGCCAGCACATCAACACCCTGCTGCTGACCTTCCTCTTCCGCTTCATGCGGCCGCTGGTCGAGGCCGGGCACGTGTACCTCTCCCGCCCGCCGCTGTACAAGATCAAGTGGGGCCGCGACGACTTCGAGTACGCGTACTCGGACCGCGAGCGCGACGCGCTGGTCGAACTCGGCAAGAGCCAGGGCAAGCGGATCAAGGAAGACTCGATCCAGCGCTTCAAGGGTCTCGGTGAGATGAACGCCGAGGAGCTGCGCGTCACCACGATGGACGTGGACCACCGCGTCCTCGGCCAGGTCACGCTGGACGACGCGGCACAGGCCGACGACCTGTTCTCCGTGCTGATGGGCGAGGACGTCGAAGCCCGGCGCTCGTTCATCCAGCGCAACGCCAAGGACGTTCGGTTCCTCGACATCTGA
- a CDS encoding DLW-39 family protein, with translation MKKLLLVALAAIGGLLVYRQIQADRAEQDLWTEATDSVPSGSGV, from the coding sequence GTGAAGAAGCTTCTCCTGGTCGCACTGGCCGCCATCGGCGGGCTCCTCGTGTACCGCCAGATCCAGGCGGACCGCGCCGAGCAGGACCTGTGGACGGAGGCAACTGACTCCGTGCCTTCTGGTTCCGGTGTGTGA
- the recF gene encoding DNA replication/repair protein RecF (All proteins in this family for which functions are known are DNA-binding proteins that assist the filamentation of RecA onto DNA for the initiation of recombination or recombinational repair.): MHVSHLSLADFRSYARVEVPLDPGVTAFVGPNGQGKTNLVEAVGYLATLGSHRVSSDAPLVRMGAERAVIRAAVTQGERQQLVELELNPGRANRARINRSSQVKPRDVLGIVRTVLFAPEDLALVKGDPGERRKFLDELVTARSPRMAAVRSDYERVLKQRNTLLKSAAMARRHGGRSMDLSTLDVWDQHLARTGAELLAQRLDLIATLLPLADKAYEQLAPGGGPLGLVYRPTSLAGAAGEAVDSGAARTREALYDVLMGALGEARKQEIERGVTLVGPHRDDALLSLGELPAKGYASHGESWSYALALRLASYELLRSEGSEPVLVLDDVFAELDARRRERLAELVAGGEQVLVTAAVDDDVPGVLAGARFGVSGGEVTRW, from the coding sequence ATGCACGTATCGCATCTGTCGTTGGCCGACTTCCGCTCGTACGCCCGGGTCGAGGTTCCGCTCGACCCGGGCGTGACCGCTTTCGTGGGCCCCAACGGCCAGGGCAAGACGAATCTGGTCGAGGCCGTCGGCTACCTGGCGACCCTGGGCAGCCATCGGGTCTCCTCGGACGCCCCGCTCGTACGGATGGGCGCCGAGCGCGCCGTGATCCGCGCGGCCGTGACCCAGGGCGAGCGGCAGCAGCTGGTCGAGCTGGAGCTGAACCCGGGCCGCGCCAACCGGGCCCGGATCAACCGGTCCTCGCAGGTCAAACCCCGTGACGTGCTGGGGATCGTACGCACGGTGCTGTTCGCCCCGGAGGACCTGGCCCTGGTCAAGGGCGACCCGGGGGAGCGGCGCAAGTTCCTGGACGAGCTGGTCACCGCGCGCTCGCCGCGGATGGCGGCGGTCCGCTCCGATTACGAGCGCGTGCTCAAGCAGCGCAACACCCTGCTGAAGTCGGCCGCGATGGCCCGGCGCCACGGCGGCCGCTCCATGGACCTCTCCACCCTCGACGTGTGGGACCAGCACCTGGCCCGCACCGGCGCCGAGCTGCTGGCCCAGCGCCTCGACCTGATCGCGACCCTGCTGCCGCTGGCCGACAAGGCGTACGAGCAGCTCGCGCCCGGCGGCGGCCCGCTCGGGCTGGTCTACCGCCCGACCTCGCTGGCCGGGGCGGCGGGCGAGGCCGTGGACTCCGGCGCCGCGCGGACCCGGGAAGCGCTGTACGACGTACTCATGGGCGCCCTGGGCGAGGCCCGCAAGCAGGAGATCGAGCGCGGGGTGACCCTGGTGGGACCGCACCGCGACGACGCGCTGCTGAGCCTCGGCGAGCTGCCCGCGAAGGGGTACGCGAGCCACGGCGAGTCCTGGTCGTACGCGCTGGCGCTGCGCCTCGCCTCCTACGAGCTGCTGCGCTCCGAGGGCAGCGAGCCGGTGCTGGTCCTGGACGACGTGTTCGCCGAGCTGGACGCGCGGCGCCGGGAGCGGCTGGCGGAGCTGGTGGCGGGCGGCGAGCAGGTACTGGTGACGGCCGCCGTGGACGACGACGTTCCGGGGGTGCTGGCGGGGGCTCGGTTCGGGGTGTCCGGCGGTGAGGTGACGCGGTGGTGA
- the gyrA gene encoding DNA gyrase subunit A, translated as MADETTPTAENPAEEQPVMRIEPVGLETEMQRSYLDYAMSVIVSRALPDVRDGLKPVHRRVLYAMYDGGYRPEKGFYKCARVVGDVMGTYHPHGDSSIYDALVRLAQPWSLRMPLVDSNGNFGSPGNDPAAAMRYTECKLMPLAMEMLRDIDEETVDFTDNYDGRNQEPTVLPARFPNLLINGSAGIAVGMATNIPPHNLREVAAGAQWALEHPEASHEELQDALIERIKGPDFPSGALVVGRKGIEEAYRTGRGSITMRAVVEVEEIQNRQCLVVTELPYQTNPDNLAQKIADLVKDGKVGGIADVRDETSSRTGQRLVIVLKRDAVAKVVLNNLYKHTDLQTNFGANMLALVDGVPRTLSIDAFIRHWVTHQVEVIVRRTRFRLRKAEERAHILRGLLKALDAIDEVIALIRRSNTVEIAREGLMGLLSIDEIQANAILEMQLRRLAALERQKIVAEHDELQAKINEYNAILASEERQRSIVSEELAAIVEKFGDDRRSKLVPFDGDMSMEDLIAEEDIVVTITHGGYVKRTKTEDYRSQKRGGKGVRGTKLKQDDLVDHFFVSTTHHWLLFFTNKGRVYRAKAYELPDAGRDARGQHVANLLAFQPDEQIAQILAIRDYEAAPYLILATKAGLVKKTALKDYDSPRSGGVIAINLRETGDGNDDELIGAELVSAEDDLLLISKKAQSIRFTATDDALRPMGRATSGVKGMSFREGDELLSMSVVRPGTFVFTATDGGYAKRTPVDEYRVQGRGGLGIKAAKIVEDRGSLVGALVVDATDEILAITLSGGVIRTRVNEVRETGRDTMGVQLINLGKRDAVVGIARNAEAGQEADEVDETEEAEGQATEAAEGTQPSAGEHEE; from the coding sequence ATGGCCGACGAAACCACCCCCACCGCGGAGAATCCCGCGGAGGAGCAGCCCGTCATGCGCATCGAGCCCGTCGGGCTCGAAACCGAGATGCAGCGCTCCTATCTCGACTACGCGATGTCCGTCATCGTCTCCCGCGCCCTGCCCGACGTCCGGGACGGCCTCAAGCCGGTCCACCGGCGCGTGCTGTACGCGATGTACGACGGCGGCTACCGGCCCGAGAAGGGCTTCTACAAGTGCGCCCGCGTCGTCGGTGACGTCATGGGTACGTACCACCCGCACGGCGACTCCTCGATCTACGACGCCCTGGTCCGCCTGGCCCAGCCGTGGTCGCTGCGCATGCCGCTGGTGGACAGCAACGGCAACTTCGGCTCCCCGGGCAACGACCCGGCCGCCGCGATGCGCTACACCGAGTGCAAGCTGATGCCGCTGGCCATGGAGATGCTCCGGGACATCGACGAGGAGACCGTCGACTTCACGGACAACTACGACGGCCGCAACCAGGAGCCGACGGTCCTGCCGGCGCGCTTCCCGAACCTGCTGATCAACGGCTCCGCGGGCATCGCGGTCGGCATGGCGACCAACATCCCGCCGCACAACCTCCGCGAGGTCGCGGCGGGCGCGCAGTGGGCGCTGGAGCACCCGGAGGCCTCGCACGAGGAACTCCAGGACGCGCTCATCGAGCGGATCAAGGGCCCGGACTTCCCCTCCGGCGCGCTGGTCGTGGGCCGCAAGGGCATCGAGGAGGCGTACCGCACCGGTCGCGGCTCCATCACGATGCGCGCCGTGGTCGAGGTCGAGGAGATCCAGAACCGCCAGTGCCTGGTGGTCACGGAACTCCCGTACCAGACCAACCCGGACAACCTCGCGCAGAAGATCGCCGACCTGGTCAAGGACGGCAAGGTCGGCGGCATCGCCGACGTCCGCGACGAGACCTCGTCCCGCACCGGCCAGCGCCTGGTGATCGTGCTCAAGCGCGACGCCGTCGCCAAGGTCGTGCTGAACAACCTCTACAAGCACACCGACCTCCAGACCAACTTCGGCGCGAACATGCTGGCGCTGGTCGACGGGGTGCCGCGCACGCTGTCGATCGACGCGTTCATCCGCCACTGGGTCACGCACCAGGTCGAGGTCATCGTCCGGCGCACGCGCTTCCGCCTGCGCAAGGCGGAGGAGCGCGCCCACATCCTGCGCGGTCTGCTCAAGGCGCTGGACGCGATCGACGAGGTCATCGCGCTGATCCGGCGCAGCAACACCGTCGAGATCGCGCGCGAGGGCCTGATGGGCCTGCTGTCGATCGACGAGATCCAGGCGAACGCGATCCTGGAGATGCAGCTCCGCCGCCTGGCGGCCCTGGAGCGGCAGAAGATCGTCGCCGAGCACGACGAACTCCAGGCCAAGATCAATGAGTACAACGCGATCCTGGCCTCGGAGGAGCGTCAGCGCTCCATCGTCAGCGAGGAACTGGCCGCGATCGTCGAGAAGTTCGGCGACGACCGGCGTTCCAAGCTGGTGCCCTTCGACGGCGACATGTCCATGGAGGACCTGATCGCCGAAGAGGACATCGTCGTCACGATCACGCACGGCGGCTACGTCAAGCGCACCAAGACCGAGGACTACCGCTCGCAGAAGCGCGGCGGCAAGGGCGTGCGCGGCACGAAGCTGAAGCAGGACGACCTGGTCGACCACTTCTTCGTCTCCACCACGCACCACTGGCTGCTGTTCTTCACGAACAAGGGCCGGGTCTACCGAGCCAAGGCGTACGAGCTTCCGGACGCCGGCCGGGACGCCCGCGGCCAGCACGTGGCGAACCTGCTGGCCTTCCAGCCGGACGAGCAGATCGCGCAGATCCTCGCGATCCGCGACTACGAGGCCGCCCCGTACCTGATCCTGGCCACCAAGGCCGGTCTGGTGAAGAAGACGGCGCTCAAGGACTACGACTCCCCCCGTTCGGGTGGTGTCATCGCCATCAACCTCCGGGAGACGGGCGACGGCAACGACGACGAGCTGATCGGCGCCGAGCTGGTCTCCGCCGAGGACGACCTGCTCCTGATCAGCAAGAAGGCGCAGTCGATCCGCTTCACCGCCACCGACGACGCGCTGCGCCCGATGGGCCGCGCGACCTCGGGTGTGAAGGGCATGAGTTTCCGTGAAGGTGACGAACTGCTCTCCATGAGCGTGGTCCGGCCCGGTACGTTCGTCTTCACCGCGACCGACGGCGGCTACGCCAAGCGGACGCCGGTGGACGAATACCGCGTCCAGGGACGTGGCGGTCTGGGCATCAAGGCTGCCAAGATCGTGGAAGACCGCGGTTCGCTCGTAGGAGCGCTCGTGGTCGACGCCACCGACGAGATCCTCGCCATCACCCTCAGCGGTGGTGTGATCCGTACGCGCGTCAACGAAGTCAGGGAGACCGGCCGTGACACGATGGGCGTCCAGCTGATCAACCTGGGCAAGCGCGATGCCGTGGTCGGTATCGCTCGTAACGCCGAGGCGGGCCAGGAGGCTGACGAGGTCGACGAGACCGAGGAAGCCGAGGGACAGGCCACCGAGGCCGCCGAGGGCACGCAGCCTTCGGCTGGGGAGCACGAGGAGTAA